From Cinclus cinclus chromosome 2, bCinCin1.1, whole genome shotgun sequence, one genomic window encodes:
- the COL8A1 gene encoding collagen alpha-1(VIII) chain isoform X1, with protein sequence MAMLLFPVQLLAVASTVYLELVRSAQGGAYYGIKQLPPQVPQYQPLGQQVPHMPLGKEGIPMQHLGKEVPHMPYGKEYPHLPQYRKEVPQMPMIGKDMAPKKEKEIPMRSLRGEQGPPGEPGPRGPPGPPGLPGHGVPGAKGKPGPQGYPGIGKPGLPGMPGKPGVMGPPGPRGEMGPKGEIGPMGIPGPQGPPGPHGLPGIGKAGAPGLQGQPGPKGEPGMKGPPGIPGIPGPKGEKGVGIPGLPGLKGPPGLPGAPGPVGLPGVGKPGMVGFPGPQGPLGKPGPPGELGLQGPPGAPGIQGPPGPPGIGKPGQDGMPGQPGFPGGKGEQGLPGLPGPPGLPGVGKPGFPGPKGERGVGGLPGPLGPKGEKGHAGPPGMGGPPGEPGRPGLPGIMGPPGAAGFPGPKGEGGAVGPPGPVGPKGEPGLQGFPGKPGFPGEVGGPGLRGLPGPIGPKGEAGHKGLPGLPGVPGLVGPKGEPGLPGAQGLQGPSGIPGIAGPSGPIGPPGLPGAKGEPGMPGPPGFPGVGKPGAAGLQGPPGKPGALGPPGQPGLQGPPGPPGPPGPPVLIPPTPPAVGQYLPEVGPGIEGVKPPYGYKGKKGKAGGVVYEMPAFTAELLTPFPRVGVPVKFDKLLYNGRQNYNPQTGIFTCEIPGIYYFAYHVHCKGANVWVALYKNNEPLMYTYDEYKKGFLDQASGSAVVQLMHGDKVYVQMPSEQAAGLYAGQYVHSSFSGYLLYPM encoded by the exons ATGGCcatgctgctcttccctgtgcagctgctggcagtggcttCCACTGTTTATCTAGAACTGGTGAGGTCTGCTCAAGGAGGTGCCTACTATGGGATCAAGCAGCTGCCACCTCAGGTGCCCCAGTACCAGCCCCTTGGACAACAAGTACCTCACATGCCGCTGGGCAAAGAAGGCATCCCGATGCAGCACCTGGGCAAGGAGGTGCCCCACATGCCCTATGGGAAGGAGTACCCCCATCTGCCCCAGTACAGGAAGGAGGTCCCGCAGATGCCCATGATTGGCAAGGATATGGCTCCCAAGAAAGAGAAAG AAATTCCCATGCGCAGTCTGAGGGGTGAACAAGGCCCCCCAGGTGAACCTGGACCAAGAGGGCCACCAGGGCCACCAGGATTACCAGGTCATGGTGTACCAGGAGCCAAAGGAaaaccaggcccacaaggatACCCAGGAATTGGAAAGCCAGGTTTGCCAGGGATGCCAGGAAAACCAGGAGTCATGGGGCCCCCAGGGCCAAGAGGAGAGATGGGGCCGAAGGGGGAGATTGGGCCCATGGGGATACCTGGACCGCAAGGACCACCAGGGCCTCATGGGCTTCCCGGCATAGGGAAAGCAGGTGCTCCAGGGCTACAAGGGCAACCAGGGCCAAAGGGTGAGCCTGGGATGAAGGGGCCACCAGGAATACCTGGAATCCCAGGCCCAAAAGGGGAGAAGGGTGTCGGGATCCCAGGTTTGCCGGGTCTGAAGGGTCCACCTGGGCTGCCTGGTGCACCTGGCCCCGTGGGGCTGCCGGGGGTTGGCAAACCAGGCATGGTTGGCTTCCCTGGCCCACAGGGACCCCTGGGCAAACCCGGACCCCCAGGAGAGTTAGGGCTGCAGGGGCCTCCAGGGGCCCCTGGGATCCAGGGCCCTCCTGGTCCACCTGGCATTGGCAAACCAGGCCAGGACGGTATGCCTGGCCAGCCCGGCTTCCCGGGTGGCAAAGGGGAGCAGGGACTCCCAGGCCTGCCAGGGCCCCCTGGCCTACCTGGGGTTGGGAAGCCAGGCTTTCCTGGGCCCAAAGGGGAGCGAGGTGTGGGTGGTCTGCCTGGTCCCCTGGGCCCAAAAGGGGAGAAGGGGCACGCGGGGCCACCTGGCATGGGAGGGCCACCAGGGGAGCCTGGCCGGCCAGGACTGCCGGGCATCATGGGCCCCCCGGGGGCTGCCGGTTTCCCAGGACCTAAAGGGGAGGGGGGTGCCGTAGGGCCACCAGGACCAGTGGGCCCCAAAGGAGAACCTGGCCTGCAGGGTTTTCCAGGAAAGCCAGGCTTTCCTGGGGAAGTGGGTGGTCCTGGCCTGCGGGGGCTGCCGGGCCCCATAGGACCCAAAGGGGAAGCCGGACACAAAGGCTTGCCGGGGCTGCCGGGTGTCCCAGGGCTTGTGGGGCCAAAGGGTGAGCCCGGGCTCCCCGGTGCCCAGGGGCTTCAGGGCCCCTCAGGCATCCCGGGCATTGCGGGACCCAGTGGTCCCATCGGCCCTCCCGGGCTGCCAGGGGCCAAGGGCGAGCCAGGCATGCCCGGCCCCCCCGGCTTCCCTGGGGTAGGCAAACCTGGcgctgcagggctgcagggacccCCGGGAAAGCCTGGGGCGCTTGGTCCTCCTGGCCAGCCGGGACTTCAGGGGCCACCGGGCCCCCCCGGGCCCCCGGGGCCCCCAGTCCTCATCCCACCCACTCCACCAGCCGTGGGACAGTACCTGCCTGAGGTGGGGCCAGGGATAGAGGGCGTGAAGCCTCCATACGGCTACAAGGGCAAGAAAGGCAAGGCTGGCGGCGTTGTCTACGAGATGCCCGCTTTCACGGCAGAGCTCCTCACGCCCTTCCCCCGCGTCGGGGTGCCCGTGAAGTTCGACAAGCTTCTGTACAATGGCCGACAGAACTACAACCCCCAGACGGGCATCTTCACCTGCGAGATCCCCGGCATCTACTACTTTGCCTACCACGTCCACTGTAAAGGCGCCAACGTGTGGGTGGCTCTGTACAAGAACAACGAGCCGCTCATGTATACCTATGACGAGTACAAGAAGGGCTTCCTAGACCAGGCTTCGGGAAGTGCTGTGGTGCAGCTGATGCACGGAGACAAGGTTTACGTTCAGATGCCATCCGAGCAGGCGGCAGGACTCTATGCCGGGCAGTATGTTCATTCGTCTTTTTCAGGGTATTTATTGTATCccatgtaa
- the COL8A1 gene encoding collagen alpha-1(VIII) chain isoform X2: MIAVTFYLSLSPLSFSFLPDLEIPMRSLRGEQGPPGEPGPRGPPGPPGLPGHGVPGAKGKPGPQGYPGIGKPGLPGMPGKPGVMGPPGPRGEMGPKGEIGPMGIPGPQGPPGPHGLPGIGKAGAPGLQGQPGPKGEPGMKGPPGIPGIPGPKGEKGVGIPGLPGLKGPPGLPGAPGPVGLPGVGKPGMVGFPGPQGPLGKPGPPGELGLQGPPGAPGIQGPPGPPGIGKPGQDGMPGQPGFPGGKGEQGLPGLPGPPGLPGVGKPGFPGPKGERGVGGLPGPLGPKGEKGHAGPPGMGGPPGEPGRPGLPGIMGPPGAAGFPGPKGEGGAVGPPGPVGPKGEPGLQGFPGKPGFPGEVGGPGLRGLPGPIGPKGEAGHKGLPGLPGVPGLVGPKGEPGLPGAQGLQGPSGIPGIAGPSGPIGPPGLPGAKGEPGMPGPPGFPGVGKPGAAGLQGPPGKPGALGPPGQPGLQGPPGPPGPPGPPVLIPPTPPAVGQYLPEVGPGIEGMPAFTAELLTPFPRVGVPVKFDKLLYNGRQNYNPQTGIFTCEIPGIYYFAYHVHCKGANVWVALYKNNEPLMYTYDEYKKGFLDQASGSAVVQLMHGDKVYVQMPSEQAAGLYAGQYVHSSFSGYLLYPM, from the exons aTGATTGCAGTCACcttttatctctctctctctcccctttctttttcttttcttcccgACCTAGAAATTCCCATGCGCAGTCTGAGGGGTGAACAAGGCCCCCCAGGTGAACCTGGACCAAGAGGGCCACCAGGGCCACCAGGATTACCAGGTCATGGTGTACCAGGAGCCAAAGGAaaaccaggcccacaaggatACCCAGGAATTGGAAAGCCAGGTTTGCCAGGGATGCCAGGAAAACCAGGAGTCATGGGGCCCCCAGGGCCAAGAGGAGAGATGGGGCCGAAGGGGGAGATTGGGCCCATGGGGATACCTGGACCGCAAGGACCACCAGGGCCTCATGGGCTTCCCGGCATAGGGAAAGCAGGTGCTCCAGGGCTACAAGGGCAACCAGGGCCAAAGGGTGAGCCTGGGATGAAGGGGCCACCAGGAATACCTGGAATCCCAGGCCCAAAAGGGGAGAAGGGTGTCGGGATCCCAGGTTTGCCGGGTCTGAAGGGTCCACCTGGGCTGCCTGGTGCACCTGGCCCCGTGGGGCTGCCGGGGGTTGGCAAACCAGGCATGGTTGGCTTCCCTGGCCCACAGGGACCCCTGGGCAAACCCGGACCCCCAGGAGAGTTAGGGCTGCAGGGGCCTCCAGGGGCCCCTGGGATCCAGGGCCCTCCTGGTCCACCTGGCATTGGCAAACCAGGCCAGGACGGTATGCCTGGCCAGCCCGGCTTCCCGGGTGGCAAAGGGGAGCAGGGACTCCCAGGCCTGCCAGGGCCCCCTGGCCTACCTGGGGTTGGGAAGCCAGGCTTTCCTGGGCCCAAAGGGGAGCGAGGTGTGGGTGGTCTGCCTGGTCCCCTGGGCCCAAAAGGGGAGAAGGGGCACGCGGGGCCACCTGGCATGGGAGGGCCACCAGGGGAGCCTGGCCGGCCAGGACTGCCGGGCATCATGGGCCCCCCGGGGGCTGCCGGTTTCCCAGGACCTAAAGGGGAGGGGGGTGCCGTAGGGCCACCAGGACCAGTGGGCCCCAAAGGAGAACCTGGCCTGCAGGGTTTTCCAGGAAAGCCAGGCTTTCCTGGGGAAGTGGGTGGTCCTGGCCTGCGGGGGCTGCCGGGCCCCATAGGACCCAAAGGGGAAGCCGGACACAAAGGCTTGCCGGGGCTGCCGGGTGTCCCAGGGCTTGTGGGGCCAAAGGGTGAGCCCGGGCTCCCCGGTGCCCAGGGGCTTCAGGGCCCCTCAGGCATCCCGGGCATTGCGGGACCCAGTGGTCCCATCGGCCCTCCCGGGCTGCCAGGGGCCAAGGGCGAGCCAGGCATGCCCGGCCCCCCCGGCTTCCCTGGGGTAGGCAAACCTGGcgctgcagggctgcagggacccCCGGGAAAGCCTGGGGCGCTTGGTCCTCCTGGCCAGCCGGGACTTCAGGGGCCACCGGGCCCCCCCGGGCCCCCGGGGCCCCCAGTCCTCATCCCACCCACTCCACCAGCCGTGGGACAGTACCTGCCTGAGGTGGGGCCAGGGATAGAGGGC ATGCCCGCTTTCACGGCAGAGCTCCTCACGCCCTTCCCCCGCGTCGGGGTGCCCGTGAAGTTCGACAAGCTTCTGTACAATGGCCGACAGAACTACAACCCCCAGACGGGCATCTTCACCTGCGAGATCCCCGGCATCTACTACTTTGCCTACCACGTCCACTGTAAAGGCGCCAACGTGTGGGTGGCTCTGTACAAGAACAACGAGCCGCTCATGTATACCTATGACGAGTACAAGAAGGGCTTCCTAGACCAGGCTTCGGGAAGTGCTGTGGTGCAGCTGATGCACGGAGACAAGGTTTACGTTCAGATGCCATCCGAGCAGGCGGCAGGACTCTATGCCGGGCAGTATGTTCATTCGTCTTTTTCAGGGTATTTATTGTATCccatgtaa